A single region of the Gemmatimonadales bacterium genome encodes:
- the tsaB gene encoding tRNA (adenosine(37)-N6)-threonylcarbamoyltransferase complex dimerization subunit type 1 TsaB has product MTWLALDTATDRLSVAVGDSLPDAAEATVRGARRHAAELLPAAVGLLAARGLKLSALTGLAVSDGPGSFTGLRIGASVAKALAKALAIPLFTAPSLMVRAAGAAHGHAGDSLVLAFANALRGEVYAAAYRFTPADVVTVLAPSVWQPRALAEAAPRPDLLVGDAPPDIVERLAAWSGRIGRPDGGPHAAMLLDLVTRPGGARRVADVELWEPEYGRPAEAQARWERAHGRALADQGGGTG; this is encoded by the coding sequence GTGACCTGGCTCGCGCTCGACACCGCCACCGATCGGCTCTCGGTCGCTGTGGGCGACTCACTCCCCGACGCGGCGGAGGCCACCGTGCGCGGCGCCCGCCGCCACGCGGCCGAGCTGCTCCCGGCGGCGGTGGGCCTCCTCGCCGCGCGCGGGCTCAAGCTCTCCGCGCTCACGGGCCTTGCGGTGAGCGACGGTCCGGGCAGCTTCACCGGACTGCGCATCGGTGCGAGCGTGGCAAAGGCGTTGGCGAAAGCGCTGGCGATCCCGCTCTTCACGGCACCGTCGCTCATGGTCCGCGCGGCGGGCGCGGCGCACGGGCACGCGGGGGATTCTCTCGTGCTCGCGTTCGCCAACGCGCTTAGGGGCGAGGTTTACGCGGCGGCGTACCGCTTCACCCCGGCGGACGTCGTCACGGTGCTCGCGCCGTCCGTCTGGCAGCCCCGCGCGCTGGCCGAGGCCGCACCGCGCCCCGACCTGCTCGTGGGCGACGCGCCGCCCGATATAGTCGAGCGCCTTGCCGCCTGGTCCGGGCGCATCGGCCGCCCGGATGGCGGGCCCCATGCGGCGATGCTGCTCGATCTCGTCACGCGCCCTGGCGGCGCGCGGCGCGTGGCCGACGTGGAACTCTGGGAGCCCGAATATGGCAGACCCGCGGAAGCGCAGGCACGATGGGAGCGCGCTCACGGACGCGCCCTGGCGGATCAGGGCGGCGGCACCGGCTGA
- the tsaE gene encoding tRNA (adenosine(37)-N6)-threonylcarbamoyltransferase complex ATPase subunit type 1 TsaE, with the protein MIRSLTRSELLTEGENFGRSLPPRTIVALEGELGAGKTTFIQAIARGLGVGARATSPTYALVHHYEGRRGPVYHLDCYRLRTPDEAADLDWEGLLREGDAVLIEWPERVGAWLPRPTCRFRLHHLPDPDRRGLEAL; encoded by the coding sequence GTGATTCGTAGCCTCACGCGCAGCGAGCTTCTCACCGAGGGCGAAAATTTCGGCCGGTCGCTCCCGCCCCGAACGATCGTCGCGCTCGAGGGCGAGCTCGGCGCGGGCAAGACCACCTTCATTCAGGCCATTGCCCGCGGGCTCGGCGTTGGGGCCCGCGCTACCAGTCCGACGTACGCACTGGTGCACCACTACGAGGGGCGGCGGGGGCCGGTGTATCACCTGGATTGCTATCGGCTCCGCACGCCGGACGAAGCGGCGGATCTGGACTGGGAGGGACTGCTTCGCGAGGGCGACGCGGTGTTGATCGAGTGGCCCGAGCGAGTGGGCGCGTGGCTTCCGCGGCCAACCTGCCGATTCCGGCTGCACCACCTGCCCGACCCGGATCGACGCGGGCTCGAAGCGCTGTGA
- the uvrB gene encoding excinuclease ABC subunit UvrB → MAARFEVIAPFAPAGDQPKAIEELTAGLRRGDRYQTLLGVTGSGKTMTLAHTIANYGKPTLVLSHNKTLAAQLYGELRQFLPRNAVEYFVSYYDYYQPEAYVPATDVYIEKDASINQDIESLRLRATSSLMEREDVVIVATVSAIYGLGDPAEYRKLMVNVHRGETRGRDAILGELVRIQYGRNDVAFEPGTFRVRGDSIEIYPAYAEQAVRVELWGDEVERISKINPLTGDTIAQLDQLAIYPAKHFVTQRHTIERAVKTIRAELAERLAELRAAGKLLEAQRLESRTTFDIEMMLEVGTCAGIENYSRPISGRRAGERPACLLDYFPSDFLVVVDESHVSLPQIGGMYNGDRARKLTLVEYGFRLPSALDNRPLQFDEFMGLVPQMINLSATPGDLELKLSEGAVVEQIIRPTGLIDPEVDIRPVRGQVDDLLHEIRARAARRERVLVTTLTKRMAEDLTDYLQQAGVRVRYLHSDIDAIERMEIIRGLRLGDFDVLVGINLLREGLDLPEVSLVAILDADQEGFLRSDRSLVQTIGRAARNVNGRAILYADRVTGSMERALAEMDRRRAIQQEYNAEHGITPVSVVKSLEEVRLSTHVADARTERPAAKLAVQKKVDVHDPAKRAALIAALERQMREAAANLEFELAAMLRDQLTELRAMEAPDVRREPLRRRA, encoded by the coding sequence ATGGCCGCCCGCTTCGAGGTCATCGCCCCATTCGCCCCCGCCGGCGATCAGCCCAAGGCCATCGAGGAGCTGACCGCCGGCCTCCGTCGCGGCGACCGGTACCAGACGCTGCTGGGCGTCACCGGGTCCGGCAAGACGATGACGCTGGCCCACACGATCGCCAACTACGGCAAGCCCACGCTGGTCCTCTCCCACAACAAGACGCTCGCCGCCCAGCTCTACGGCGAGCTGCGTCAGTTCCTCCCACGGAATGCCGTCGAGTATTTCGTCTCCTACTACGACTACTACCAGCCCGAGGCGTACGTCCCGGCGACCGACGTCTACATCGAGAAGGACGCCTCGATCAATCAGGACATCGAGAGCCTCAGGCTCCGCGCCACCTCGAGCCTCATGGAGCGTGAGGACGTCGTCATCGTCGCCACGGTGAGCGCCATCTACGGTCTCGGCGATCCGGCCGAGTACCGCAAGCTCATGGTCAACGTCCACCGCGGGGAGACCCGCGGCCGCGACGCCATTCTGGGCGAATTGGTGCGGATCCAGTATGGCCGAAACGACGTCGCCTTCGAGCCGGGCACCTTCCGCGTCCGCGGCGACTCGATCGAGATCTATCCGGCATACGCCGAGCAGGCTGTCCGCGTGGAGCTGTGGGGCGACGAGGTCGAGCGAATCAGCAAGATCAATCCGCTCACGGGCGACACCATCGCCCAGCTCGACCAGCTCGCCATCTATCCGGCCAAGCATTTCGTCACCCAGCGCCACACCATCGAGCGCGCCGTGAAGACCATCCGCGCCGAGCTGGCCGAGCGGCTCGCGGAGTTGAGGGCGGCGGGCAAGCTGCTCGAGGCCCAGCGGCTCGAGTCGCGCACGACGTTCGACATCGAGATGATGCTCGAGGTAGGCACGTGCGCGGGCATCGAGAACTACTCGCGGCCCATCTCGGGCCGGCGCGCCGGCGAGCGCCCCGCCTGCCTGCTCGACTATTTCCCGTCCGACTTCCTGGTGGTGGTGGACGAGTCGCACGTTTCGCTGCCGCAGATCGGCGGGATGTACAACGGCGACCGGGCCCGCAAACTCACGCTGGTCGAATACGGATTCCGGCTGCCGTCGGCGCTCGACAACCGCCCGCTCCAGTTCGACGAGTTCATGGGCCTCGTGCCGCAAATGATCAACCTCTCCGCCACGCCAGGCGATCTGGAGCTCAAGCTCTCCGAGGGCGCCGTGGTCGAGCAGATCATCCGCCCCACCGGACTCATCGATCCCGAGGTGGACATCCGTCCGGTGCGCGGGCAGGTGGACGATCTGCTGCATGAGATCCGCGCTCGGGCCGCGCGGCGCGAGCGGGTGCTGGTCACGACGCTCACCAAGCGCATGGCCGAAGACCTCACCGACTACCTCCAGCAGGCCGGCGTGCGGGTGCGCTATCTCCATAGCGACATCGACGCGATCGAGCGGATGGAGATCATCCGCGGGCTCCGGCTCGGCGACTTCGACGTGCTGGTCGGGATCAACCTGCTCCGGGAGGGACTCGATCTGCCCGAGGTGTCGCTCGTGGCCATTCTCGATGCCGATCAGGAGGGATTCCTCCGCAGCGACCGCTCCCTGGTGCAGACGATCGGCCGGGCGGCCCGCAACGTGAACGGCCGCGCAATTCTGTACGCCGACCGCGTGACCGGCTCCATGGAGCGCGCGCTCGCCGAGATGGACCGGCGTCGCGCCATCCAGCAGGAATACAACGCGGAGCACGGCATCACGCCGGTGTCGGTGGTGAAATCGCTCGAGGAGGTCCGGCTCTCGACCCACGTGGCCGACGCGCGAACCGAGCGGCCGGCGGCGAAGCTCGCCGTGCAGAAAAAGGTGGACGTGCACGACCCGGCCAAGCGAGCGGCGCTCATCGCCGCGCTCGAGCGGCAGATGCGCGAGGCCGCGGCCAACCTGGAATTCGAGCTGGCCGCCATGCTGCGCGACCAGCTCACCGAGCTGCGCGCCATGGAGGCTCCCGACGTGCGGCGGGAGCCACTGCGCCGTCGCGCATAG
- a CDS encoding EVE domain-containing protein — protein sequence MAFWILKTDAETYAFDQLERERRSVWDGITNPLALIHLRAMAAGDRALIYHSGADKALVGLARVVAPAYPDPQRHDPKLVVVEIEAGRRLPTPVPLAAIKADPAFADLDLVRNSRLSVIPVSPAHWKRLLAMAGLKS from the coding sequence ATGGCATTCTGGATCCTCAAGACCGACGCCGAGACGTACGCGTTCGATCAGCTCGAGCGGGAGCGGCGTTCGGTCTGGGACGGCATCACCAATCCGCTCGCCTTGATCCACCTTCGCGCCATGGCGGCGGGCGACCGGGCGCTCATCTATCACTCGGGGGCGGACAAGGCGCTGGTCGGGCTCGCGCGCGTGGTCGCCCCGGCATATCCGGATCCCCAGCGGCACGATCCGAAGCTCGTGGTGGTGGAGATCGAGGCGGGCCGCCGGCTCCCGACGCCTGTGCCGCTCGCCGCGATCAAGGCCGATCCCGCGTTCGCCGATCTCGACCTCGTGCGCAACTCCCGTCTGTCGGTGATCCCGGTCTCGCCCGCGCACTGGAAGCGGCTGCTCGCGATGGCCGGGCTCAAGTCGTAG
- a CDS encoding bifunctional (p)ppGpp synthetase/guanosine-3',5'-bis(diphosphate) 3'-pyrophosphohydrolase — MTVGPPLLADATPEFRAVLERHADRLDLELIDRALRFSASAHRGQKRMSGEDFISHSIAVALILAEQLLDTTSIAAALLHDVVEDSDVRSEDIAVEFGPEVAGIVDGLTKISSLTFRSSAEEQVENYRKLLLSIARDARVIIIKLGDRLHNMRTLEHLPPERRQRIALETREIYAPLAHRFGMAGMKAELEDLAFKFLEADEYRDLVHQVAAKRAVREQMIQKLKGPLEHELHRAGIDGADVTGRPKHLWSIYQKMRKRGKNFDEIYDLMAVRVIVRSVPECYHVLGIIHHNWTPIQERIKDYIASPKSNAYQSLHTTIFGPGGQLFEVQIRTQEMHRTAEFGIAAHWLYKKDGTRDELDQHLGWFRQLIELQQDTHSPEEFLEFLKIDLYQDEIFVFTPKGDVKRLPKGSTPIDFAFHVHTDVGLKCQGARINGRIAPLHRELKNGETVEVLTSPSAKPSRDWLNHVRTARARHKIKQWVRHEEETVSLALGRDILARELRRRRLDLPDDARLERAAATLSLADGRGLEVAVGRGDVAIGQVIRALYPDRPQDELQEPKPNVFGRVIDRIRLGRGIKIQGVDGLMVRYAQCCQPVPGDSVVGYVTQGRGISIHRADCPNLLTLSADERRVDIDWQETEGEAFRVRLAVTADDRRGLYADLMEAVSGTGTNIKGADLHTKDGSVFGTIFVEVDNLPHLAKVLKAVRRVKGVTGIERREAPANA; from the coding sequence ATGACGGTCGGCCCGCCGCTCCTGGCCGACGCCACCCCCGAGTTCCGGGCGGTGCTCGAGCGCCACGCCGACCGGCTCGACCTCGAGCTGATCGACCGCGCGCTCCGCTTCAGCGCGTCCGCCCACCGCGGCCAGAAGCGAATGAGCGGCGAGGATTTCATCTCGCACAGTATCGCCGTCGCGCTCATCCTGGCCGAGCAACTGCTGGACACCACCTCCATCGCGGCCGCGCTGCTCCACGACGTGGTGGAGGATTCGGACGTCCGCTCCGAGGATATTGCCGTCGAGTTCGGGCCCGAGGTCGCGGGCATCGTCGACGGCCTCACCAAGATCTCCAGCCTCACCTTCCGCTCTTCGGCCGAGGAGCAGGTCGAGAACTACCGCAAGCTGCTGCTCTCGATCGCGCGGGACGCGCGGGTCATCATCATCAAGCTCGGCGACCGGCTCCACAACATGCGGACGCTCGAGCACCTGCCGCCCGAGCGCCGCCAGCGCATCGCGCTCGAGACCCGCGAGATCTACGCGCCGCTTGCCCACCGGTTCGGCATGGCCGGGATGAAAGCCGAGCTGGAGGACCTCGCCTTCAAGTTCCTCGAGGCGGACGAGTATCGCGACCTGGTGCACCAGGTGGCCGCCAAGCGCGCCGTGCGCGAGCAGATGATCCAGAAGCTCAAGGGGCCGCTCGAGCACGAGCTGCACCGCGCGGGCATCGACGGCGCCGACGTGACCGGCCGGCCCAAGCACCTCTGGTCGATTTACCAGAAGATGCGGAAGCGGGGCAAGAACTTCGACGAGATCTACGACCTCATGGCGGTGCGGGTCATCGTCCGCTCGGTGCCCGAGTGCTACCACGTGCTCGGCATCATCCACCACAATTGGACGCCCATCCAGGAGCGGATCAAGGACTACATCGCCAGCCCCAAGTCGAACGCATACCAGTCGCTCCATACGACCATTTTCGGCCCGGGCGGGCAGCTCTTCGAGGTGCAGATCCGCACCCAGGAGATGCACCGCACCGCTGAGTTCGGCATCGCGGCGCACTGGCTCTACAAGAAGGACGGCACCCGCGACGAGCTGGACCAGCACCTGGGCTGGTTCCGGCAGTTGATCGAGCTGCAGCAGGACACCCACAGCCCCGAGGAGTTCCTCGAGTTCCTCAAGATCGACCTCTACCAGGACGAGATCTTCGTCTTCACGCCGAAGGGGGACGTGAAGCGGCTCCCCAAAGGCTCGACGCCCATCGACTTCGCGTTCCATGTCCACACCGACGTGGGGCTCAAGTGCCAGGGCGCGCGGATCAACGGCAGGATCGCGCCGCTCCACCGCGAGCTCAAGAACGGCGAGACGGTCGAGGTCCTCACCAGCCCGAGCGCCAAGCCGAGCCGCGACTGGTTGAATCACGTGCGTACCGCGCGGGCGCGCCACAAGATCAAGCAATGGGTGCGGCACGAGGAAGAAACGGTGAGCCTTGCGCTCGGGCGCGACATCCTGGCGCGCGAGCTCCGCCGCCGCCGGCTCGACCTCCCCGACGATGCGCGGCTGGAGCGCGCCGCGGCCACGCTCTCCCTCGCCGACGGGCGCGGGCTCGAAGTCGCCGTGGGCCGCGGCGACGTCGCGATCGGACAAGTGATCCGCGCGCTCTACCCCGACCGGCCGCAGGATGAGTTGCAGGAGCCCAAGCCGAACGTCTTCGGCCGCGTGATCGACCGCATCCGGCTCGGGCGCGGCATCAAGATCCAGGGCGTCGACGGTCTCATGGTGCGCTACGCGCAGTGCTGCCAGCCGGTACCCGGTGATTCGGTGGTGGGCTATGTGACCCAGGGCCGCGGCATCTCGATCCATCGCGCCGATTGCCCCAACCTGCTCACGCTCTCGGCCGACGAGCGCCGGGTGGACATCGACTGGCAGGAGACCGAGGGCGAGGCGTTCCGCGTGCGACTCGCCGTCACGGCCGACGACCGCCGCGGCCTCTACGCCGACCTGATGGAAGCGGTGAGCGGCACCGGCACCAACATCAAGGGCGCCGACCTGCACACCAAGGACGGCTCGGTGTTCGGGACCATCTTCGTCGAAGTGGACAACCTGCCGCACCTCGCCAAGGTGCTGAAGGCGGTACGACGGGTGAAGGGCGTCACCGGAATCGAGCGCCGCGAGGCGCCGGCCAACGCTTGA
- the radC gene encoding DNA repair protein RadC has product MRTTLASLPPDDRPRERLWTLGPSALTVVELLALVLGSGTGTGDVLALATRLLGAGDGSLRRLAARPAAELLRVPGLGRGKAARLLAAFELAGRFAREGRPALPRIREPDDVVRLFQSRLRDLPVEEFHLLALDTQSQVLREVLVTRGLLNSSLVHPREVFRPAIAEAAAGVIVVHNHPSGDPTPSAEDRAVTRQLVAAGQLLDLPLYDHVIIAGDRFTSFATAGLL; this is encoded by the coding sequence GTGCGCACCACCCTCGCGAGTCTCCCGCCCGACGACCGCCCCCGGGAGCGCCTTTGGACGCTGGGCCCCTCGGCGCTCACCGTCGTCGAGCTGCTCGCGCTGGTGCTCGGGAGCGGCACCGGCACGGGTGACGTGCTCGCGCTCGCAACCCGCCTCCTCGGAGCCGGCGACGGCTCCCTCCGCCGCCTTGCCGCACGTCCCGCCGCCGAGCTGCTGCGCGTGCCGGGACTTGGCCGCGGCAAGGCCGCCAGGCTTCTCGCCGCGTTCGAGCTGGCGGGCCGCTTCGCGCGCGAAGGGCGCCCCGCGCTCCCGCGCATCCGCGAGCCCGACGACGTCGTCCGCCTCTTCCAATCCCGCTTGCGCGATCTGCCGGTCGAAGAGTTCCATCTTCTCGCGCTCGACACGCAGAGCCAGGTGCTGCGCGAGGTGCTCGTCACGCGGGGGCTGCTTAATAGCTCGCTGGTCCACCCGCGCGAGGTCTTCCGGCCCGCCATCGCCGAGGCCGCGGCCGGTGTGATCGTGGTGCACAACCACCCGAGCGGCGATCCGACGCCTTCCGCGGAGGATCGGGCGGTGACCCGTCAGCTCGTCGCGGCAGGGCAACTGCTCGACCTTCCACTCTACGACCACGTCATCATCGCCGGCGACCGGTTCACCAGCTTTGCGACCGCCGGCTTGCTCTGA
- the secA gene encoding preprotein translocase subunit SecA — MIKQLVTGVFGTRFEREMKKVRPIVAEIKRHEEALKDLTEDELKGQTAKFRARIEERTGALRAELEEVRAAKHGCADPEERERLEDRFHDLETRWKQALADVLDEMLPEAFATVREACRRLVGTTLTVTGHDLTWDMVPYDVQLVGGLMLHRGRIAEMATGEGKTLVATLPLYLNALTGRGAHLVTVNNYLARRDSQWMGYLFNYLGVGVACLDDTEPSSPERRAAYLADITYGTNNEFGFDYLRDNMVFSLDQRVQREHVYAIIDEVDSILIDEARTPLIISGPVGNAENDNYAQYNRQVAEVVRQQTAVVNALLADIEKLLEDPKTRQDAALKLYQAQLGMPKNKRLLKFLNETGIKQLVQRMELDAIGDRKLPMKQQRMRDLEEALFFVLDEKGHAVHLTDRGAAAMSPNDPGLFIVPDISEEIHQVEKDPDLTPAEQLARRREIEGAYAIKSEKLHLIHKLLQAHSLYEKDVDYLVQDGQVLIVDEFTGRVMHGRRWSDGLHQAVEAKEGVQVKGETQTFATITIQNYFRMYDKLAGMTGTAETEETEFFQIYGLDVSVIPTNRPVCRADRQDRIYKTRREKYNAVLDEVERLHELGWPILIGTVNVDVSETLSKMLKRRGIKHEVLNAKYHQREAEIVAAAGRQGSVTIATNMAGRGTDIKLDPALELTLEEAGLQIIGTERHESRRIDRQLRGRSGRQGDPGQTIFFLSLEDDLMRLFGSDRIAKWMDKSGAEEGEVITGGLVTRAIGQAQQRVELQNFQARKRLLEYDDVMNQQREVIYSLRLFALERGEQIKAEARRMISEALERATRQYLADAPSPMEYDRGGLRELLTLQYLVTAEPVLDAQATPDLDKLVEAVIAEGERAFTRKIEYLEDFGRAIAIPDVDAQVLSQVMLSVLDEKWKDHLYDLDLLRNAIHYRGWGQRDPLIEYKKEAYDMFEDLMADIESTFTERFLKIQVSAEPPREPSPPPPPAPVPAGADDLFMGPAPRARGPAGAAVAPAAAAVSTSLGPVSRQMSGVPEVGRNDPCPCGSGKKYKKCHGAGH; from the coding sequence ATGATAAAGCAACTGGTGACCGGGGTGTTCGGCACCCGGTTCGAACGGGAAATGAAGAAGGTCCGGCCGATCGTGGCGGAGATCAAGCGCCATGAGGAGGCCCTGAAGGACCTCACCGAGGACGAGCTCAAGGGGCAGACGGCCAAATTCCGCGCCCGCATCGAGGAGCGGACCGGCGCGCTGCGCGCGGAGCTCGAGGAGGTGCGGGCTGCCAAGCACGGCTGCGCCGATCCGGAGGAGCGCGAGCGGCTCGAGGACCGCTTTCACGACCTCGAAACCCGATGGAAGCAGGCCCTGGCCGACGTCCTCGACGAGATGCTTCCGGAGGCCTTCGCCACCGTGCGCGAGGCCTGCCGCCGTCTGGTCGGCACGACCCTCACCGTGACCGGCCACGATCTCACCTGGGACATGGTACCCTACGACGTCCAGCTCGTCGGCGGGCTCATGCTCCATCGCGGCCGCATCGCCGAGATGGCGACGGGCGAAGGCAAGACGCTGGTCGCCACCCTGCCGCTTTACCTCAACGCGCTCACCGGGCGCGGCGCGCACCTCGTCACCGTCAACAACTATCTGGCCCGCCGCGACTCGCAGTGGATGGGCTACCTGTTCAACTACCTCGGCGTGGGCGTCGCCTGCCTGGACGACACCGAGCCGTCGAGCCCGGAGCGGCGCGCCGCGTATCTCGCGGATATCACCTACGGCACCAACAACGAGTTCGGCTTCGACTACCTGCGCGACAACATGGTGTTCTCACTGGACCAACGGGTGCAGCGGGAGCACGTCTACGCCATCATCGACGAAGTCGACTCGATCCTCATCGATGAGGCGCGCACGCCGCTCATCATCTCCGGTCCGGTCGGCAACGCCGAGAACGACAACTACGCCCAGTACAACCGCCAGGTGGCCGAGGTGGTGCGGCAGCAGACGGCGGTCGTGAATGCGCTCCTGGCCGACATCGAAAAGCTGCTGGAGGACCCCAAGACCCGGCAGGACGCGGCGCTCAAGCTCTACCAGGCCCAGTTGGGCATGCCGAAGAACAAGCGTCTGCTCAAGTTCCTGAACGAGACCGGCATCAAGCAACTGGTGCAGCGGATGGAGCTCGACGCGATCGGTGACCGCAAGCTGCCGATGAAGCAGCAGCGGATGCGCGATCTCGAGGAGGCGCTTTTCTTCGTCCTCGACGAGAAGGGGCACGCGGTGCATCTCACCGACCGGGGCGCCGCGGCGATGTCGCCCAACGATCCGGGGCTCTTCATCGTCCCCGATATCTCGGAAGAAATTCATCAGGTCGAGAAGGACCCCGACCTCACGCCGGCGGAGCAGCTGGCGCGACGCCGCGAGATCGAGGGGGCGTACGCCATCAAGAGCGAGAAGCTGCACCTCATTCACAAGCTCCTGCAGGCCCACTCGCTGTACGAGAAGGACGTGGACTACCTGGTGCAGGATGGCCAGGTGCTGATCGTGGATGAGTTCACCGGCCGCGTGATGCACGGCCGGCGCTGGTCGGACGGGCTGCACCAGGCGGTGGAGGCCAAGGAAGGCGTGCAGGTGAAGGGCGAGACGCAGACCTTCGCCACGATCACCATCCAGAACTACTTCCGCATGTACGACAAGCTGGCCGGCATGACCGGCACGGCCGAGACCGAGGAGACCGAGTTCTTCCAGATCTACGGGCTCGACGTGAGCGTCATCCCGACCAACCGGCCGGTGTGCCGCGCCGACCGGCAGGACCGGATCTACAAGACGCGGCGTGAGAAGTACAACGCCGTGCTCGACGAGGTGGAGCGGCTGCACGAGCTGGGGTGGCCGATCCTCATCGGGACGGTGAACGTCGATGTCTCCGAAACGCTGAGCAAGATGCTCAAGCGGCGGGGGATCAAGCACGAGGTGCTGAACGCCAAGTACCACCAGCGCGAGGCGGAAATCGTCGCGGCGGCGGGGCGCCAAGGCTCGGTCACGATCGCGACGAACATGGCCGGCCGCGGCACCGACATCAAGCTCGATCCGGCGCTCGAGCTCACACTCGAGGAGGCGGGTCTCCAGATCATTGGCACCGAGCGTCACGAGTCGCGCCGCATCGACCGCCAGCTCCGGGGCCGCAGCGGCCGCCAGGGCGACCCCGGCCAGACAATCTTCTTCCTCTCCCTCGAAGACGACCTGATGCGGCTCTTCGGGTCGGACCGCATCGCCAAGTGGATGGACAAGAGCGGGGCCGAGGAGGGCGAGGTGATCACGGGCGGCCTCGTAACCCGCGCCATCGGGCAGGCGCAGCAGCGCGTCGAGCTGCAGAACTTCCAGGCCCGCAAGCGGCTGCTCGAGTACGACGACGTGATGAATCAGCAGCGCGAGGTGATCTACTCGCTCCGGCTGTTCGCGCTCGAGCGCGGCGAGCAGATCAAGGCGGAGGCCCGGCGGATGATCTCGGAGGCGCTGGAGCGGGCCACGCGGCAGTATCTCGCCGATGCGCCGAGCCCGATGGAGTACGACCGCGGCGGCCTGCGCGAGCTGCTCACTCTGCAGTACCTCGTCACCGCGGAGCCGGTGCTTGACGCCCAGGCCACGCCCGACCTCGACAAGCTGGTGGAGGCGGTCATCGCCGAAGGGGAGCGGGCCTTCACACGCAAGATCGAGTACCTCGAGGACTTCGGACGCGCCATCGCGATTCCCGACGTCGACGCGCAGGTGCTCTCGCAGGTCATGCTCTCGGTGCTGGACGAGAAGTGGAAGGATCACCTCTACGACCTCGACCTGCTGCGGAACGCGATCCACTACCGGGGCTGGGGTCAGCGGGACCCGCTGATCGAGTACAAAAAGGAAGCGTACGACATGTTCGAGGACTTGATGGCGGACATCGAGTCCACGTTCACCGAGCGCTTCCTCAAGATCCAGGTGAGCGCGGAGCCGCCCCGCGAGCCCTCGCCGCCTCCACCGCCGGCGCCGGTCCCGGCCGGTGCCGACGATCTGTTCATGGGCCCGGCGCCGCGAGCGCGCGGGCCCGCGGGGGCGGCGGTGGCGCCCGCCGCGGCCGCGGTGAGCACGTCGCTCGGGCCGGTCAGCCGGCAGATGAGTGGGGTGCCGGAAGTGGGGCGCAACGATCCCTGCCCGTGCGGGTCGGGCAAGAAGTACAAGAAATGCCACGGGGCGGGGCACTAG
- the nadD gene encoding nicotinate-nucleotide adenylyltransferase, producing the protein MVGLFGGSFDPIHHGHLLVAQAVLEALGLESLRFVPAREQPFKHGAHAATAEQRAAMVALAIAGDPRFKLERIELDRPGPSYTVDTLRHLASREPDIELALLVGADAAAELPTWREGAEIPALARVVAFTRPGAQVAPGRHIWRTVAVPAIDISATVVRARVRGGLPVRYWVPDAVADYIAAERLYLGA; encoded by the coding sequence ATGGTCGGGCTGTTCGGCGGAAGCTTCGATCCGATTCACCACGGACATCTGCTCGTCGCGCAGGCGGTGCTCGAAGCGCTCGGGCTCGAGTCACTCCGATTCGTCCCGGCGCGCGAGCAGCCGTTCAAGCATGGGGCGCACGCCGCGACGGCCGAGCAGCGGGCGGCCATGGTTGCGCTCGCCATCGCGGGCGACCCCCGGTTCAAACTCGAGCGCATCGAGCTCGACCGGCCGGGGCCCTCGTACACCGTGGATACCCTTCGACATCTGGCGTCGCGCGAGCCGGATATCGAGCTGGCGCTGCTCGTCGGCGCGGATGCGGCGGCCGAGCTGCCAACGTGGCGGGAGGGCGCGGAAATCCCGGCGCTCGCCCGGGTCGTGGCGTTCACCCGCCCGGGGGCCCAGGTAGCGCCGGGCCGGCATATCTGGCGCACCGTCGCGGTCCCCGCGATCGACATCTCGGCCACCGTGGTACGCGCGCGGGTGCGTGGCGGGCTCCCGGTTCGCTACTGGGTTCCCGATGCCGTCGCGGACTATATCGCGGCTGAGCGGCTATACTTAGGGGCGTGA